The following coding sequences lie in one Eptesicus fuscus isolate TK198812 chromosome 25, DD_ASM_mEF_20220401, whole genome shotgun sequence genomic window:
- the LOC129148327 gene encoding zinc finger protein 135-like: protein MSFRRRAYLTRHHRVHTGEKPYECRECGMSFRRRGQLTVHLRVHTGEKPYACIHCGRSFRQRAQLTAHLRVHTGEKPYECTECGKFFRERATLINHYRVHTGEKPYECRECGMSFRLRAHLTYHLRVHTGEKPYECRQCGMSFRQSAQLTAHLRVHTGEKPYECTECGKFFSIRTTLIKHQRVHTGEKPYECSDCGKSFSDKSYLKQHHRIHTGEKPYECSECGKFFSAKTKLIKHQRVHTGEKPYECTDCGKFFSEKTKLIKHHRVHTGEKPYACRECGMSFRRSDHLTVHLRVHTGEKPYECTECGKSFRQNSSLIHHLRGHTGEKPYECSDCGKSFSYKSHLKQHHRVHTGEKPYECRKCGMSFRQSAHLTAHLKRVHSGEQC from the coding sequence ATGTCTTTTCGTCGAAGGGCTTACCTCACTAGACACCatagagttcacactggagaaaagccgtatGAGTGTAGAGAATGTGGGATGTCCTTTCGTCGAAGAGGTCAGCTCACTGTACACCttagagttcacactggagagaaaccctatgcgTGTATACATTGTGGGAGGTCCTTTCGTCAAAGGGCTCAACTCACTGCACAcctcagagttcacactggagagaagccgtaTGAGTGTACTGAGTGTGGGAAGTTCTTCAGAGAAAGGGCTACGCTCATTAACCACTACAgagtccacactggagaaaagccatatgagtgtagagAATGTGGGATGTCCTTCCGTCTAAGGGCTCACCTCACTTACCAcctcagagttcacactggagagaagccctatgagtGTAGACAATGTGGGATGTCCTTTCGTCAAAGTGCTCAACTCACTGCACAcctcagagttcacactggagagaaaccatatgagtgtactgagtGTGGGAAGTTCTTCAGTATAAGAACTACCCTCATtaaacaccagagagttcacacgggagaaaagccctatgagtgcagtgactgtgggaagtccttcagtgatAAGTCTTACCTCAAACAACACCATAGAATCCACACCGGAGAAAAGCcctatgagtgtagtgaatgtggaaagttCTTCAgtgcaaaaactaaactcattaaacaccagagagttcacactggagagaagccttatgagTGTACTGATTGTGGGAAGTTCTTCAGcgaaaaaactaaactcattaaACACCaccgagttcacactggagaaaagccatatgcgTGTAGAGAATGTGGGATGTCCTTTCGCCGAAGTGATCACCTAACTGTACACCTCagagtccacactggagagaagccatatgagtgtactgaatgtgggaagtcttttagGCAAAACTCTAGCCTTATTCATCATTTGAGaggtcacactggagagaagccatatgagtgcagcgattgtgggaagtccttcagttaTAAGTCTCATCTCAAacaacaccacagagttcacactggagagaagccgtaCGAATGTAGAAAGTGTGGGATGTCCTTTCGTCAAAGTGCTCACCTCACTGCACACCTCAAAAGAGTTCACTCTGGAGAGCAGTGTTAA